The following coding sequences are from one Longimicrobiales bacterium window:
- a CDS encoding methyltransferase domain-containing protein, with protein MRTSVSGFNAGGDWCGSPATNIILSASESERATKGSSIKYIQHLRTSGAVMSSSSYLVDRLVKGVDFSTATAIAEFGIGNGCVTRELLRRMRPDARLISLEINPAFVEDGRKIRDSRLTVRQACATTLPTVLEEEGVESVDAVVSSLPLAIMNDDVVDRLLEAVHQSLVPEGRFLQYQYGLSQRRRLSRRFDDVEVGFTLFNMPPAFVYGCTRQATG; from the coding sequence GTGAGAACCAGTGTCTCGGGCTTCAATGCAGGCGGGGACTGGTGCGGGTCCCCAGCAACGAACATCATCCTTTCGGCCTCCGAATCTGAGCGTGCGACGAAGGGCTCCTCCATCAAGTACATCCAGCACCTCCGCACGTCCGGTGCGGTTATGTCGAGCTCGAGCTACCTCGTTGACCGCCTCGTAAAGGGCGTGGATTTCTCTACCGCGACCGCCATTGCTGAATTTGGCATTGGTAACGGATGCGTGACGAGGGAGCTGCTCCGGCGGATGCGCCCTGACGCTCGCCTCATCTCGCTGGAGATCAATCCGGCCTTCGTTGAGGATGGGAGGAAAATCCGGGACTCCCGTTTGACTGTCCGGCAGGCATGCGCGACGACGCTTCCCACAGTCCTCGAAGAAGAGGGCGTCGAATCTGTCGATGCGGTGGTGTCGAGCCTTCCCCTTGCGATCATGAACGACGACGTGGTGGACCGCCTCCTGGAGGCCGTCCACCAGTCGCTGGTGCCCGAGGGGCGGTTTCTCCAGTACCAGTACGGACTGAGCCAGAGGAGGCGTCTCTCGCGGCGCTTCGACGACGTTGAAGTGGGCTTCACGCTCTTTAACATGCCGCCCGCTTTCGTCTACGGGTGCACCCGACAAGCGACTGGCTGA
- a CDS encoding amidohydrolase family protein translates to MTRPISTIASVGIFLGCLADPISAQHVALVGGMLIDGYEAPPVHNATVLIEGNRIVAVGPSSQIEIPAGAEVIDTRGMTMLPGLIDLHVHTMFLGHGEYAEWFPFFTREKEEMMEIAARQLLMAGVTTAVDLGAPIEIIRVRDRIDRGEVPGPRMLVSGPWIAGRRWGSFPDYFQHVVSTPEEAARRTYELADADVDVIKTWAGMSEDMLRAVVEAAHERGIQVHSHLYSPDELWNAIRAGTDVIQHAGSAGNPPYSDELVQEIAHRGIPVVQTIAHRPWVYQATVEFPERLQDRRLVETLPPELYEEFQRSFQDFRRLSYFRTTPLQIRKSQLSAGQFIEANAVMGMGTDSGSPLNFHTESAWREISALVDSGMTPIQAISAATKTGAEIIRRGNDLGTIEPGKLADIIVVRGNPLFDINVLGYVEHVVKDGRIYR, encoded by the coding sequence GTGACTAGACCCATATCAACGATCGCGTCAGTGGGCATTTTTCTAGGCTGTTTGGCCGACCCCATCTCCGCTCAGCACGTCGCCCTCGTCGGCGGAATGCTCATCGACGGTTACGAGGCACCGCCAGTTCACAACGCGACGGTCCTGATTGAAGGAAACCGCATCGTCGCGGTCGGTCCCTCCAGCCAGATCGAGATTCCCGCTGGGGCCGAGGTCATCGACACCCGCGGCATGACCATGCTGCCCGGCCTGATCGACCTCCACGTCCACACCATGTTTCTCGGTCACGGTGAGTACGCGGAGTGGTTCCCCTTCTTCACGCGGGAGAAGGAAGAGATGATGGAGATCGCGGCCCGTCAGCTTCTCATGGCAGGGGTCACCACTGCGGTGGACCTCGGGGCACCGATCGAGATCATTCGAGTACGCGACCGGATCGATCGAGGCGAAGTGCCGGGCCCGAGGATGCTCGTGAGCGGACCCTGGATCGCAGGCCGGCGGTGGGGCTCGTTCCCGGACTATTTCCAACATGTGGTGAGCACCCCTGAAGAAGCTGCACGGCGGACCTACGAACTCGCAGATGCCGACGTGGACGTGATCAAGACGTGGGCAGGGATGTCCGAGGACATGTTGCGAGCAGTCGTCGAGGCGGCCCATGAGCGCGGGATCCAGGTCCACAGCCACCTCTATAGTCCCGACGAGCTCTGGAACGCGATTCGCGCGGGCACTGACGTGATCCAGCACGCGGGCTCGGCGGGCAACCCGCCATACTCCGATGAGCTGGTTCAGGAAATCGCGCATCGCGGCATTCCGGTGGTGCAGACCATCGCGCACCGACCGTGGGTCTACCAAGCCACCGTGGAATTCCCTGAACGGCTGCAAGACCGGCGACTGGTCGAGACGCTGCCGCCCGAGCTGTATGAAGAATTCCAGCGGTCCTTCCAGGACTTCCGTCGTCTGTCGTACTTCCGCACGACTCCACTGCAGATCCGGAAGAGTCAGCTGTCTGCCGGTCAGTTCATCGAGGCCAACGCGGTCATGGGGATGGGTACCGACTCGGGAAGTCCGCTGAACTTCCACACTGAGTCAGCGTGGCGAGAGATCTCTGCGCTCGTCGATAGCGGGATGACGCCAATTCAAGCGATCTCGGCTGCGACCAAGACGGGTGCGGAGATCATTCGTCGCGGCAACGATCTCGGTACGATCGAGCCCGGCAAACTGGCTGACATAATCGTCGTTCGAGGCAATCCGCTCTTCGATATCAATGTGCTCGGGTACGTGGAGCACGTCGTGAAGGACGGGCGGATCTACCGATGA
- a CDS encoding FtsX-like permease family protein has translation MLTPPDNLFYTCYILAGVGVYGAISYTVGQRRRELGIRLALGAESGQVTGQVAREGMRTAVIGVTAGLLAAAAGAQVLESFLFGVSARDPLTYMAGALFLGVVAMPACWIPAGRAGRADPMDALRME, from the coding sequence ATGTTGACCCCACCGGACAACCTTTTCTACACCTGCTACATACTCGCTGGTGTCGGGGTCTACGGGGCCATTTCATATACGGTGGGGCAGCGCCGGCGCGAGTTGGGGATCCGACTCGCGCTTGGTGCTGAATCGGGACAGGTCACAGGGCAGGTCGCTCGCGAGGGGATGCGTACTGCCGTGATCGGGGTCACCGCCGGCCTCCTGGCCGCTGCGGCGGGAGCGCAGGTACTGGAGAGCTTCCTGTTCGGTGTCAGCGCCCGCGACCCGCTCACTTATATGGCTGGGGCACTTTTTCTAGGCGTTGTCGCGATGCCAGCGTGCTGGATTCCTGCAGGGCGGGCGGGCCGTGCCGACCCGATGGATGCCCTCCGGATGGAGTGA